From the genome of Syngnathoides biaculeatus isolate LvHL_M chromosome 15, ASM1980259v1, whole genome shotgun sequence:
GTCACATTGTCTGTCTATATGCGTCGTGCTGCTGCACCGTTTGTGGTAAAACACCTGTTGCAGGTTAGAACGCAGTCTTCGTCACAcactaagaaagcggaactggattggctggctgttcggttctgacctgaagtgaccctgcctggtggcacagacggtgaatttcagacggcgaattgcagcaactattgaaaatatgatcacattacatttcaaattcaaatcctggtggcacttatttacttccataaggCTGGTACTGTAAAGCTGCAATGGTACAGTCCTGTTAAACACTCTGTTATTGTACTATTGTGTATTCTTTTGAACTTAAGCCTTAAAAAGGTCACGCCCATTTCCTTTCAATGCTTATCAACAGTAACAAACGTGAATTTACTTCCCTTGAATAAAATCACCTTGCTTgatatttgctcttttttttacgACGGCACGAGCGATGGCGGTGATTCATCGTCGCTTCCAAAGTCCGGACCGGGCTTGCGAGGGATGGGAGCGCCGACGGGCTTGTCCCGACTCgcggctcctttttttttttttttttttcatgctttctcatcaacaaacacaaagtggGGAATTTGCAGTCACAAaatattgaattgaatttattcTTGGAAAATttctaattaataattaattaattaataatttgtaatttttttactttaaatttctAAAGTCGTTCTATTCTTTAAATATGCTTGTTTGGaatatttggaatttttttttttttttttttttttttagtgttgggACTTTTTCCCTTCATAAGATTTTAAACTTATTCTTTTGAAATTGCAAATTTTATTGTAGTAATATTTAGAccatattattatcattttcacttcattcttgtaaaaaaaaaaagcaatattgcTTTGCAATATTTTGACCTTATGCTGGTTAAACACCAAATTTCCCAATATTATTCtatgacttttatttttgccaaattgtctaaaatatatttccttcacaatcctgacactttttattttatttttcatttttttacttttagcaTTGccctcaaaatattttgcatcacACTGGAACGATGAATCCCGATAGAATATTAAATTTAatcttaaaaacacacacacaaaatgcatcGAATATgctttttgtaaacaaataaaaggcGTTGAAGCATCCAAAGGGCTAAGCAACAttcgtgaccccccccccccccccccacggctaCATGCCTACGAGTGACATGCGGCGCTACGTGTGCTCCCGGATAGCGTCGATCCAGTCCATCTTCTCGCGGTGGCTGGGCGCCTGGATGAAGTAGTGCGTGTCCGACTGGGTGATGATCTTGAACAGGTTCCCTTGGATGTTGCCCTTCACGCCTGGGGAGGGAAGCCGGGAGACgaaacattaggtacaccttagCAAAGCTAAAAATGttaccaaaatgtcacaaatattGTTTTCTGCACCATAAACACAGTTTTGCTACTACTTTGACCCACTTAATCGCTCTTTCACTTCAGATGATATTTCGCAGAAAATTAATGGGCTTCAAAGGCTACCCCGAGGAACGCCATCCAAAAATGgagtggacaaaagtattgggacacatgctgattattaaaaaaaataaattcataaaaatgaattgaagTCAGCATTATATGGAGAGCTGTTGCTAAAATTATGACTCAGCATgatcatgtccatccatccaatttcttagccgcttatcctcacgggggtcgcggggagtgctggagcctatcccagctgtcaacgggcaggaggcggggttacaccctgaactggtcgccagccaatcgcacggcacatcgagacaaacagccgcactcacaacagccgggataggcactccccgcgacccttgtgaggataagcagcaacgtaaatggatggacgaatggatGCAGCTATAGAAAGTTCCAAAAAGGACAAGTTCAACATTAAGTTGAAACTCATCGAACCTCAAACACCTCCCTGAGGGACGCCACTCTTGCAAAAGACGTTGAAAAGAGTCTGTAATTAATTGATTCATAAAGGCGTGTGTCAATACGTCCAAGCTATGACGATTATCGAGACCCACCGGAGGGAACGCCGTTATCGTCCAGCGAGGACACCAGCGAGCCTCGCAGCGGGAATCCTCCGACGGGAATGATGTCATCCTGAAACCAGACAGGAAGTGGGTGACGCGTCTACGTTACGAAGCATGAAGTGACACGCAAGGTTGCCCTCCGCACCTTGGCGGGGTCGTAGTAGTGGAGGAAGGAGGGCTCAGACCGCAGCACGAAGAGTCGGATCTTCCAGTTCTTCCTCCTGTGGCCCTGATGGGAAGGACGCGTTCATTTAAGACGGGGTGAaaacgctcccccccccccccccaaaaaaaaaaaaaaaaaatgattttgtctaCTTGTTTGAGCAGGTAGCCTCTTTTGATCACGTGGCCGCTCAGCTCCACCGCGGACAGCGTGGTCTCGGCCTTCACGCAGCCGCGCTTCTTCAGGCCGTCCGACTggaaatataacaaaaaaaataagccaGCGGAAAAGACAGGACAATGTTCGATTTCCTCGGTTCATATGCATGGCGTCGTTTTGGAGGGATGATTTACTGAGggctatctatccatccatccatccatctatctatcaatctatccatctaCGCTCGGCCACTCACAAAGCCGTAAAGCGCGGTGGAGTCGTCCACGAAGAGCTCGCCGAGGCCGGCGGTGCGCAGCGCCTCGGCGCTCCGCAGGCCCACGGTGCGGAGGAAGCCCTCTTCCAGCAGGGCCGACGCCAGCGTCGCGGCCTCGGCTCGGGTCAGAGCCAGCTGCGTGAACACCAGCCAGTCCACCACGGCGGAGCCTGTGCGGGAAAACGTGACGCCGTTGAAATGATCAAAGAGTCACGCTACTTGACCGAAATTTTATTCCATAAAGCGTTAGCGTGTATGGCCTGAGCaacttgaaatgaaaattaataaGAAGTCTTTAAaccatgggtgtcaaactctaggcccgggggccggatccggcccgccacatgattttatgtggcccgcaaagaaTCAAGCAATTTTGACTGAGGTTACTTTAAAGGCTCTACCTTAGGGTGGAAATAAAATGATCAGATTACTTTAAAATGTGCGTACATAAAAACTGCGCTATTTCAAGGGGCCTACATgtgagaatactttgaagagaCTACTGTACATGTCGGAATCGGGTTGTTTCCCGCTACTTCAATCGTCTATGCTGCATTTGCAAGGGTCTGTATGGAAGAAGTATGTCAGGATTGCAGTTGGGTGTGACCTGAGAAGCAGTTGCTGTACATGCGTCCTTGCTCCACGTGGTTGCTCATGCTGATGCCGCTGTGAACGTCGTACATGGCCTCCAGCACTTTGCTAACACACCGCAACAAGACAACATCACACATATGGTCATGTTTGGTTCTTACACAACCAAAACGGAGCATGTCGGGtactattttcaaacatttaacaCATTAGAATACAGAACCATAaatcccagcctacagagcacacctggtttcaagcctcaccgagtacatttgtaaaggaaataccatttggtacacacatgcgccgcagctgtataaaagctgcaagtggccacattgaaacacgactatatttacaaagacggtacacagaaagagtttaacgctatcgctaaagctagtgctaacactagcgccgcgctaacagggagagttaaaataaaacttactggtaaatatcactgagacacaccagtaacacagcagcaacacgctagcactaacgctagcgccgcgctaaagctagtgctaacactagcaccccgctagcgctaacgctaacagggccggttaaaataaaacttaccagtaaatatcatagagacacgccagtaatacagcagcaacacgcaagcacagcactaatgcgagcactagcgctgcgctaaaactaacagggccggttaaaataaaacttaccggtaaatatcactgagacacgccatgATAcacaacatgctagcacagcgccaaCGCTattgctagcgctaacagggccggtaaaaatcacttcctcgacacttatattccaccggtctcatgcttactttttccgctcgagagCCCCCTGTGGCTGTTGGtaaaaaaatgcacgaattagccgcatcaccgcataaaccgcagggttgaaagcgtgtgaaaaaaaaaatcgcggctTGTGGGCCGGACATGACGGTACTTGGCCATGaaatctgattctggttctggttctgaTTCTAAATCATCCTGCCTTAGGAGTATAAAGACGTTCACCTCAGGTTGATGTTGTGCGGTTGTGAGCCGAGGGAGGTGGACGGGCTGACCCCCGGCGACCCGTCCCCGTCAGCGCCCGCTCCGGCGCCGTCGCCCAGtcgctccgccgccgccgcgatgTCGCCGGCCCACTCGTCTCGTTCCTCCCGGGAACACGCCTCCAGGAAGTGATCCGCGCAGGTCTTGGTCTGAAGGCGGAAGACCAGCTGGCGAGCCAACGCGGGCGAGTCGTTCGGAAAGCGAGAAAAACGATGAACATGAGAACAGCACTTGACACGTCGTCATATTTAAAGGgcatttgtgtaaaaatatttcaacgGTAAAAAAATCAGATATGTAAAAGTCTCAAGAGCTCAAGAATCCGTAATGTCATTTTGATATGAAGCAAGACATGCTAACACAGAAGAATATGAGTCATAAGACTCTCACTCAGAATGTGGAAATATTTCCCGTGAAGATGAAAGGTGAGCTCATGATCATAaacagtaatgaaaaaaaaaaaaaaaaaaaaaacaatgagatCATCATAATGACCTCAAGTCGAGACGCTGACTCAGCATCCAGTCAGCTGGCTCGATTATCAAGCACCAGGAAGTTAATGTATGAATTACAGGCATAATATTTGGCTCTTTGCCAATACTTTGTCTCTTAGTTACTGTACAACTTTGCAACAGAGAGAaaaatgggcacattttttaagattttttttttttaaatgtgagactAACTGCTGCCATCTTTTTATGTTGgaatgttttaatttaatttaatttaaaaaagaaagaaagaaaattcacAAATTGAAAAGGGCAAAACATCGCACGATTAGTCGGTGAGGTCCTTCTTATGATATCACGTCGTAttgatttaaagaaaaagaagaaaataaatatcaaGTCGGACATTATCTTAAAGGCTCTGTCCAGTGCTTTTCACATATAGGAATAATTTCATCAATCATAACAGCGGCGCGGGGGCAAACGAACGCGCAGTTTCCAAGGCGGAAGACTCACGGGTCGATTTTCGTACTCCAGGAAGGGGCAAGTAATGACGCAGCCCTTGAGCATGATTTTCCCCCGCTGGCACGAGTCTCTTTTGCCGCTTTCGTACTTGTAGTAGACGAGCTTGTCGGGCGTCAGCACGAACCAGCGCGCCTTCCAGTTGTGAACCAGATGAccctggtggaaaaaaaac
Proteins encoded in this window:
- the plek2 gene encoding pleckstrin-2; amino-acid sequence: MDSSATAFSICTLKDVSIRRASWLDKTNPLSRAKQAGTRTGAMDPQQQVPILREGFLVKRGHLVHNWKARWFVLTPDKLVYYKYESGKRDSCQRGKIMLKGCVITCPFLEYENRPLVFRLQTKTCADHFLEACSREERDEWAGDIAAAAERLGDGAGAGADGDGSPGVSPSTSLGSQPHNINLSKVLEAMYDVHSGISMSNHVEQGRMYSNCFSGSAVVDWLVFTQLALTRAEAATLASALLEEGFLRTVGLRSAEALRTAGLGELFVDDSTALYGFSDGLKKRGCVKAETTLSAVELSGHVIKRGYLLKQGHRRKNWKIRLFVLRSEPSFLHYYDPAKDDIIPVGGFPLRGSLVSSLDDNGVPSGVKGNIQGNLFKIITQSDTHYFIQAPSHREKMDWIDAIREHT